Proteins from one Mesotoga infera genomic window:
- a CDS encoding sulfurtransferase TusA family protein, whose product MANLKLPDLFKVFANQTRIEIATLIVDNCMTASEISERLQMDLSTIYRHLQHMKKRGILNSKFSKGVERFDFSSPRIYRLFEEAVSFISETKEYRFLDCSKGICHHYLGEMGVDVKPDLLLDMRGESCPVPDMQTKVTLSEMEEGKVLLVIVDYPLSGERIPVSVQREGHEFLKKIIDDNGDIKIYIRRK is encoded by the coding sequence ATGGCAAACCTAAAATTACCTGACCTGTTCAAAGTCTTCGCCAATCAAACAAGGATAGAAATCGCGACTCTGATAGTCGATAATTGTATGACAGCCTCGGAGATATCTGAAAGACTTCAGATGGATCTTTCCACAATCTACAGACATCTTCAACACATGAAAAAACGAGGAATATTGAACTCGAAGTTCTCTAAAGGAGTCGAGAGATTCGATTTCAGTTCTCCTAGAATATACAGATTGTTTGAAGAAGCGGTATCCTTCATCAGCGAAACTAAGGAATACAGGTTCCTGGACTGTTCAAAAGGTATTTGCCATCATTATCTTGGAGAAATGGGTGTCGATGTTAAACCCGATCTTCTACTAGATATGCGCGGTGAGTCCTGCCCGGTTCCGGATATGCAAACGAAAGTGACTCTCTCCGAGATGGAAGAGGGAAAGGTTCTATTGGTCATAGTGGATTACCCACTTTCCGGCGAGAGGATTCCCGTATCCGTTCAAAGGGAAGGGCACGAGTTTCTCAAGAAAATCATCGATGATAATGGCGACATTAAGATCTATATAAGGAGGAAATGA